The Gordonia terrae genome contains the following window.
GGGCGAGTTGATCGACGTCGATGAGGACATCCCAGTCGGGGGCATCGGTGACATAGGAGTCGTACGTGGTGCGGCGCCAGAGTCCGCGCGGGTTGGTCGCGTCGCGCCAGAAGTTGTAGAGATACTCCCCACGCCGCCGTGCGTAGGGGATGCGGTCGTCGGTGTCGAGGGCCGCCAGCGTCGCGGCCTCCAGCTCGCGGAACCGTTCCGAGGCGGTCAGCGCCGCGACCGTGGGCTCGTTGTGCGCGCGCACCCACGACAGCGCCTCGTCGCCGGTGACCTCCTCCAGCCACAGGTACGGATCGTCGTCGGGTGTGGTGTCGGTGGACGCGGTGCCGTGGTCGCCGTGCTCGGTCATGGCGTCCAAACTACGCGGGCGGGCCGGACCGGTTGATCCCCGCGCGGCGCCGACCCCGGCAAAACGCCTCCTCGGGCCGTTGTCTCCGGGGTATCGTGACGCAGCGACGTCGAGGAGACCCCCATGGCCACTGCCCATTCCGTTCCCGTCCGCTGTCCCGGCCACGAGCCGCCCCGGGTGTCGAGATGGGGTCGTCTCTCGATGGCCACCTGCTCCGCGGTCGCGGTGATCGCCCTCGTCGCCGCCTGCGACAGCGGGTCGTCGGGGACCGGTGCGCCACCGTCGGGCTCGTCGCCGGCCAATCCGAATTCTGTCGCCGCCGAGCCGCTGCCGGCCGATGCCGTCGACAAGGCGGTCGGACAGCTCGACGACCTCGTCAATTCGATGATGGAGTCGACGAAGATCCCCGGGGTGGCCGTGGCCGTGGTGTCGGGTGGGGAGACGAAGTACGCCAAGGGGTTCGGCGTGAAGGACATCACCACCGGTGACGCGGTCGACGCGAACACCGTCTTCCAGCTCGCGTCGGTGTCGAAGTCGGTCGGATCGACGGTGGTCGCAGCAGCCGTCACCGACAAGACGGTCACCTGGGAGATGCCGATCGTGGAATCGCTGCCCTGGTTCGCGCTCGCCGAACCGTATGTCACCCGCACGGTCACGGTCGGCGACATGTACTCCCACCGGTCCGGCCTCCCGGACCATGCGGGCGACAAACTCGAGGACATGGGTTACTCGCGCGACGAGATCCTGCAGCGCATGCGCTTCATGCCACTCGATCCGTTCCGGATCAGTTACGCCTACACCAACTTCGGGGTGACAGCCGGTGGCGAGGCGGTGGCGGTGAAGGCCGGGACGGACTGGGCGACGCTGTCTCAGGACCTCATCTACGGCCCGCTGGGCATGACCAGCACCAGCTCGCGATACGTCGACTTCGAGCGCCGGGCCGACCGCGCGGTCGGGCACATCAAGGAAGACGACAAGTGGGTCAAGACCCCGATCCCGCGTGAACCCGACGCCCAGTCACCCGCGGGCGGCGTCAGTTCGACCGTGAACGACATGGCGATCTGGCTGAAGATGGTGCTGGCCCAGGGCAAGCACAACGGCCAGGAGGTCGTGGCACCCGACGCCCTGCTCCCGGCGGTCTCACCGCAGGTCGTGTCCAATCCGCCCCAGACGCCCGACTCCCGCGCCGGTTCGTACGGCTACGGCTTCAACGTCGGGGTCACCGAGGACGCGCGGACGCAGTTCAACCACGCCGGGGCCTTCGCCTCGGGCGCCGGAACGGTGTTCTCGATCCTGCCGTCCGGTGACACCGCCATCGTGGTCCTCTCCAACGCCGCGCCCGTCGGTGCGGTGGATGCGATCGCCGCCGAGTTCATGGACCTCGTCCAGTTCGGTGAGATCCGCAACGACTGGCGCGACCTGTACGCCAAGGCGTATGCACCGCTGAGCGTCCCGGAGGGTGAACTCGTCGGCAAAGAACAGCCGTCGAATCCCGCACCGTCGCAACCGCTGCCGTCGTACGTGGGCGCCTATGCCAACCCGGTGTACGGACCGGCGGAGGTCGTCGAACGCGACGGGAAGCTCGTCCTGGAGATGGGTCCGGGCGGGGTGCGCAAACACGAGCTCGCCCACTGGGACGGCAACACCTTCACCTTCAGGCTGCTCAACGAGAACGCCGAGCCGGGTTCGATCTCGCAGGTCACCTTCGACGGACCGCGGATGACGATCGAGTACTACGACGACGAGGAGAGCAACGGCGAGTTCATCCGCCGGTGATGTTCAGCGCCCGGTCTTGCCGTCGATGCCTTCGCGGATGATGTCCAGGTGCCCCGCGTGACGAGCGGTCTCCTCGATCAGGTGGGTCAGCGCCCACCTCATCGAGGGTGACGAGCGTCGTCCGCTCGCTCGCGGCGCAGGTGCGGCGAGATCGGTGTAGGACTCGATGACGCGCCGGCCTCGGATACCGCACCTCGGTAGGCATCCTGAACCGATGCCACGGTGTCGGTGTCCGGGCAGGTGAACGTCGCCTGCCAGTCGTCGGCGTCCTCGCCGAGGAAGAAGAACCGTTCCACAAACGTCAGGTGCCGGACCAGGCCGAGGAGGCTGGTGCCCGACGGAACGGCGGGCGCACGGGCGTCGTCTTCGGCGACGCCGTCGAGTTTGGCCACCGCCGACGCCCGCAGATAGTCGAGGAAACCGACGAGCACCTCCTTCTCCGAAGCGCCGGTCGCCGGTGGCGGGGTGTCCTTGCGGCGGCGAGGAGGCATGGGCACCACCCTAACGGCCGGCAGTCACCGGGTCGGGGACTTCGCCGGCCCGGATCGGGCATCGGGTGTGCGAGTAGATCGTCGGCATGCAGAGGTTGCAGTGGATGCACTTCGATGTCGTCGTGGGGTCGGCGGCCAGGCGCAGCGGAAGGTCGGGTTCACGCAACAGAGCGCGGCCCATGGCCACGAAATCGAAACCCTCGGCGAGAGCGAGGTCCATCGAGGCCCGGTCGGTGACGCCGCCCAGGAGGATCAGCGGCAGATCGACGGCCTTGCGGAGCTCACGCGCAAGGGGCAGCAGGTAGGCATCGTGATAGCGGTAGTGCTTCAGGAAGATCGGCGCGAACGCCTTGAGGCCGTACTTCATCGCGCCGGAGAAGGCGTCGGCGAACTCCTTGCGCGGCGCCTCGCCGTGGAACAGATACATCGGGTTGAGAAGTGAACTTCCGGCCGTCGGTTCGATGGCGTCGAGGTGGCCGTCGGACTCCAGCAGCTGCGCGACCCGGCACGCCTCGTCGACATTGAAACCGCTCAACCTGGACCGGCCGCGCGCCCGCGCCGCGGGAGAGCGCTCGAGGTCGACCCGGCCGACGCCGTCGAAGGTGTTCAGTTTGACCCAGATCGCCGCCTCGTCGCCGACCTCGTCGCGCACGGTCTCGACCACCTCGCGTGCGATACGTGCGCGGTTGACGAGGCTCCCGCCGTAGGCGTCGCGACGACGGTTCAGCAGGGGAGACAGGAAGCTGGAGATGAGATAGTTGTGGCCGCAATGGATCTCGAGCCCGTCGAAGCCGGAGTCCACCGCGAGCCGGGCGGCCCGACGGAACGTGGTCCGCAGGTCGGCGATGTCGTCGACGCTGATCGCGCGGGTCACCGACATCCCCATCGGCGCGGGTATCCGTGACGGCCCGAGGGAGGGGGCCCGGTTCGACGCCGAGTTGGCGACCGCGCCCGCGTGTCCCAGTTGGGCGGCGGCGAGCGCACCCTCGGCGTGGATGGCGTCGGTGAGTCGCTGCAGACCGGGAACCGCCTCCGGGCGCATCCAGATCTGGTGGCGGTCGGTGCGGCCCTCGGGTGAGATCGCACAGTAGGCGACGGTGCTCATGGCGACACCACCGGCCGCGACCTCGCGATGGAACTCGATGAGCTCGTCGGTCACCAGTGCGTCGGGCGTCATCCCCTCGAAGGTGGCGCACTTGATCAGCCGGTTCCGCAGCTGCAACGGGCCCAGCCGGGCGGGGCTGAACGGTCCGGTGGTGGCGCTGTCCACGACAGGTCCTCTCACTCGTGTCTCGGTGGCGGGGCGGTCAGTCCGGCGGTGACGAAGCCGGCCAGGGCCGTCACCACGGGGGTGCTCAACGTCTCGGTGCCGCCGAACCGCAGGAGGATGAGCTGGAAGGCGAGGGCCCAGCGCCGGCGCGCCTCGCTCGCGGTCAGGCCGGAGACGGCCTCGGCGAGCATGTCCGCGAAGGGGTCGAGATCGAACCAGTGCGACGTCCAGCTCGCACCGGGATGGGCGAACACGAACCGGGCGAGCAGCCGTAGGTGCAGGTGTCCGGTCGGGTCGGCCTGCAGGTCGACGAAAGGGGCCACCACCACGTCGACGACCTGGGAGATCGGCGTGCCGGCCGGGTCGAGTGAGGCGAGCGGGTCGGCCCACAGCGGACCGAGCCGGGCCTGCAGCAGCGCGATGGTGAGGTCGTCCTTGGTGCCGAAGTGATAGTGCACCGCGGCCGGGTTGGCGTCGGCGGCCGCGCAGATCGCCCGGACGGACACCTTGTCGTATCCGTCGGCGAGGAAGAGACGTTCGGCGACGGCCAGCAGGGCGTCGCGCGTGGGCATCGGCGTCGAACCGCGACGCCCGGCACCACGTTCATCTCGGGTGGTCTGGGTCACACGAGCAGCAAAGCACAGTTCAGTCGGTGTTTCAATCAATGATTGAAATCAGGGGGCTGCTACCGGCGAGTAGTGGGACACTCTGCGGCGACGGTCGGACGCGACGTAGGCTGACTGTCGTGGCTGAACACTTTCAAACAGTTGTATTGGGTGCAGGTCCAGGTGGGTACGTAGCCGCGATCCGGTCGGCTCAGCTGGGCATGAAAACCGCCGTCATCGAGGAGAAGTACTGGGGCGGTGTGTGTCTGAACGTCGGATGTATCCCGTCCAAGGCCCTGCTGCGCAATGCGGAACTCGCACACATCTTCAACCATCAGGCCAAGACCTTCGGCATGAGTGGTGACGTGACCTTCGACTTCGGGGCGGCATTCGACCGCAGCCGCAAGGTCTCGGACGGCATCGTCAAGGGCGTCCACTACCTGATGAAGAAGAACAAGATCACCGAGATCGACGGTTACGGGGTGTTCACCGATGCCAAGACCATCAAGGTGGGCGATCGGGAGATCACGTTCGACAACGTCATCATCGACACCGGGTCGACCGTCAAGCTGCTCCCCGGCGTCGAACTGTCGGAGAACGTGGTCACCTACGAGGAGCAGATCCTCACCCGTGAACTGCCCGACTCCATCGTCATCGTTGGCGCGGGCGCCATCGGCATGGAATTCGGCTACGTCATGGCCAACTACGGCGTGGACGTCACCATCGTCGAGTTCCTCGACCGC
Protein-coding sequences here:
- a CDS encoding serine hydrolase; its protein translation is MATCSAVAVIALVAACDSGSSGTGAPPSGSSPANPNSVAAEPLPADAVDKAVGQLDDLVNSMMESTKIPGVAVAVVSGGETKYAKGFGVKDITTGDAVDANTVFQLASVSKSVGSTVVAAAVTDKTVTWEMPIVESLPWFALAEPYVTRTVTVGDMYSHRSGLPDHAGDKLEDMGYSRDEILQRMRFMPLDPFRISYAYTNFGVTAGGEAVAVKAGTDWATLSQDLIYGPLGMTSTSSRYVDFERRADRAVGHIKEDDKWVKTPIPREPDAQSPAGGVSSTVNDMAIWLKMVLAQGKHNGQEVVAPDALLPAVSPQVVSNPPQTPDSRAGSYGYGFNVGVTEDARTQFNHAGAFASGAGTVFSILPSGDTAIVVLSNAAPVGAVDAIAAEFMDLVQFGEIRNDWRDLYAKAYAPLSVPEGELVGKEQPSNPAPSQPLPSYVGAYANPVYGPAEVVERDGKLVLEMGPGGVRKHELAHWDGNTFTFRLLNENAEPGSISQVTFDGPRMTIEYYDDEESNGEFIRR
- a CDS encoding NADH:flavin oxidoreductase produces the protein MDSATTGPFSPARLGPLQLRNRLIKCATFEGMTPDALVTDELIEFHREVAAGGVAMSTVAYCAISPEGRTDRHQIWMRPEAVPGLQRLTDAIHAEGALAAAQLGHAGAVANSASNRAPSLGPSRIPAPMGMSVTRAISVDDIADLRTTFRRAARLAVDSGFDGLEIHCGHNYLISSFLSPLLNRRRDAYGGSLVNRARIAREVVETVRDEVGDEAAIWVKLNTFDGVGRVDLERSPAARARGRSRLSGFNVDEACRVAQLLESDGHLDAIEPTAGSSLLNPMYLFHGEAPRKEFADAFSGAMKYGLKAFAPIFLKHYRYHDAYLLPLARELRKAVDLPLILLGGVTDRASMDLALAEGFDFVAMGRALLREPDLPLRLAADPTTTSKCIHCNLCMPTIYSHTRCPIRAGEVPDPVTAGR
- a CDS encoding TetR/AcrR family transcriptional regulator, yielding MTQTTRDERGAGRRGSTPMPTRDALLAVAERLFLADGYDKVSVRAICAAADANPAAVHYHFGTKDDLTIALLQARLGPLWADPLASLDPAGTPISQVVDVVVAPFVDLQADPTGHLHLRLLARFVFAHPGASWTSHWFDLDPFADMLAEAVSGLTASEARRRWALAFQLILLRFGGTETLSTPVVTALAGFVTAGLTAPPPRHE